The following nucleotide sequence is from Archocentrus centrarchus isolate MPI-CPG fArcCen1 chromosome 18, fArcCen1, whole genome shotgun sequence.
CAGGTACATTCCTAAAATGGGGTTCTCTAGGCCCCCACCCTTTTATACTGTTTACCCCCacaaggaggggggggggggtaaaactTGGCTAGGGGGGGGATACAAGTGGTGCTATCTCAGCAGATGATCGAGGAGAAAGATTCTTCATGGTGACATCTGTTTTAATTGTCATAAACCAAGAGGTATCCCAGTGATATGTGCACCTTAAACATGTGACTTTAGAGTGGGCGTAGTGTAACCAAAAGACAATTGGATGGGATTCAAGTTTCATGGGTTgtgactttatgtaaattaggagggatCAAAggcagttaccatctttaaGATATAAATGGTGGCCTGCTCTTTGTCTGGGCTCTCTATTCTGACTTCTCACTTCTggcctttctcttttctgtactctttttcttcctccttctgcatctttctctgtgtttccctcttctcttctctctctctctctctgtatcttagtctcaactatgttactgtctatCTTGGTTTTTGTCTGTGGTCTGTGTAACTAATATGTCTGATAAACAGCCTACACCAgaacctgctcatcccagtgatttttgGGATATTTTGGGTTTAATTGGGTTTGCATTTTCAGCCAAAAGGAAAATGGAgactgataggttcagatcattttaataactcagagaacaaacacacaactctctttgaacttgcgcaagatccgttccttgaactcagctcgcggctgagcgtaagttatctgtcctgaaggaccgcttcctgcgcagcgcttttattcggactttcacaataagatcacgtgggttacaccaaacgcagtttacagcatgtaataaacaacattcttggctttttccttaccatatatggtcgtaagcatactgtgacatgtgcgcatgtaacatggcgtatacgagacacatatcctatatgtgttctctgcaggcttgaaacagcctgcaggtaactacaacttcctttgtaagaaatgtcaccacgtgttcccatttcaaacataaaacaacagtcatatgtacataaaacaacttatagaaaatatacaaacagaagatatgataatttataataaacagaatggaatttataccataactctaACAGAGACCCTGAAATATGTCACCGACAGCATGTCACCAAATATagaagctatttcctccagaaagaCCGAAACTtcggtgatttaaacctttgtctcttataaagttcactctctgtgttacggtgcttatgACACGTTCTGTCATAAGCACCGTAACGAGAATGGCCAAACCAAAAGTCCACTattcatttggccatttttaaaatccatcccatccatccatctccatccccattctcttccgcttatccggggctgggtcgcgggggcaggagcctaagcagagaagcccaggcttccctctccccagcctcctcctccagctcatccggagggaccccaaggcgttcccaggccagccaagagatataacctctccagcgtgtcctgggtctacggtgggacatgcccagaacacctcacccaagaggcggccaggaggaatcctaatcagatgcccgagccaccacAACTGGCtactttcgatgtggaggagcagcggctctactctgagcccctcccggatggctgcactcctcaccttatctctaagggagaggccagccacccttcgaaggaaactcatttccgccgcttgtattcgtgatcttattctttcagtcactacccaaagctcgtgaccataggtgagggtaggcaCGTAGAtagaccagtaaatcgagagcttcgcttttacactaagctccctcttcacaacgacagaccagtgcagggTCCgcttcactgcagaagcagccccaatccgtctgtcgatctcctgctctcttctcccatcactcgtgaacaagaccctgagatacttgaactcctccacttggggcaagaactctttcctgagccggagagggcactccacccttttccggctgaggaccatggcctcagacttagaggtgctgattctcatgccggccgcttcacactcggctgcaaaccattccactgcgagctggaggccaccccctgatgaagccaacaggatcgCATCATCTgcagagagcagagatgagactctgaggccaccaaggaagaagccttccgccacctggctacgcgtagaaattctgtccataaaaattatgaacaaaatggatgacaaagggcagccctgacagagtccaacagccacaggaaacaaatgcgACTTATTACCGgttatacggaccaagctctcactgcggttgtacagagattgaatggaccgcaacaacaggccagacaccccatactcccgcaagacctcccaaaggataccccaagggacacggtcgaatgccttctccaagtccacaaagcacatgtagactggttgggcaaactcccatgcacactcaaatatccttgagaggataaagagctagTCCAGCATTCtgcaaccaggacaaaaaccgccttgttcctcctgaatccgaggtttgactaacggacggaccctcctttccagcaccctggcatggACCTTTCCAggggctgaggagtgtgatcccccgaaagttggagcacaccctccggtctcccttcttaaagatggggaccatcaccccagtctgccaatccaatggcactgccccagatctccacgcgatgttgcagaggcgtgtcaaccaagacagccctacaacatccagagccttcaggaactcagggcaaatctcatccatcccaggggccctgccaccaaggagttgtttaactgcctcagtgacctcacccccagtgatgttcaagtcatctccctcgtccccagactctgcttccactacagaaggtgtgtcagtgagattcaggaggtcctcgaagtattccttccaccgtctgactatagcctcagttgaagtcagcagcaccccacccgcactataaactgtgtgagtggagcactgctttcccctcctgagtcgcctgacggtttgccagaatcgcttcgatgccgcccgaaagtctttttccatagcctcaccgaactcctcccacacccgagtttttgctttggccactgcctgagctgcattctgcttggcctgccaatACCTGTCATCTGCCTccaaagtcccacaggctaaccaagcccgataggactctttcttcagcttgatggctcccttcacctccggtgaccaccatctggttcaggggttaccaccatgacaggcaccaaccactttgcagccacagctctgagcagcagcttcaacaatggaggtgcggaacatggtccattcggactcaatgtcctcagcctccctcggaatgctgtcgaagctctgccggaggtgggagttgaagatcttggggactggggcttctgccagacgttcccagcacaccctcacaatacgtttaggtgtgccaggtctgtccaaaCCCCCCCAcaaccacctgatccaactcaccaccaggtggtgatcagttgacagctcagctcctctcttcacccgagtgtccagaacatacggccgcagatctgatgatacgattacaaaatcgatcatcgacctgcgacctagggtgtcctggtgccatgtgcactgagggacatccttatgttcgaacatggtgttcgttatggacaaactgtggtttgcactgaagtccaacaacaaaacactgttcgggttcagatcgggcaggccgttcctcccaatcacgcccctccaggtctcatttttaaaatgttgctgtAAAGTGATGACCAGTATTGATATCCTCTGAcaactgatcaatgtgtcattggcaatgCGGGAAAATGGGttagtgcaaaagtcttaacctgcgtggcagctgttgcagtgcatagtgggattcatagtataagtggtgggggCGCTATTTACCCGCGGGCCATTAATCATAGCCATAGTAAATTATGTTGTGGGCTGAATATAATTATATTGTGGACCGGATCTGGCCTGTGAGCCTTGAGTTTGACATGGGTGTAGATAGATTGCTCTGGCTTCTTGGAAGGCTGCTCTGCTCTGGATTTCATTCTTATTTGCTTGTATTAGTGTGCCATACTGTTGACTCCCTGCTCACTTCAGCTACAGCCAGCAATTCATCCACTTCTCCATGCATTGTGTTACACATTCCCACATTCCCCTGGCTCAATATCTTATctgcaatttattttttattttttatttgtatcaactagggatggcacaatgccacttttttatgtccgatacgaTACTGATATTTGAATATCTACTGATACCAATCCAATCTTTTATAgaaacaattgtttttaaataccTGAAAGCATTTcacataagtcaacagtctctcacacaacaatcgctctatcacctgaatcctgttgctcctatgtgaaaAGGTAGagcaaagttctcttttcttcacttgatgATCAGGTGGtcgatgaaggacctccagctgtttcccagtaaaggtttaatggaggttacaggggaaaaaaagcttcttttctgatggggaaaaaaaaaaaaaaatcacaacactgAATGCAGTCCTGTAAAAACTATCTACATGCTACATAACTTTAAGGAGTCAATTTTTATATAAGTTTACTAGTCTCTTACACCACTGCAACAGAATTCTGGCCCAGTATTTTTTTGTACAGCATTGCTTGAGTTCTTTGAGGGTTACGGGCATTCATTTGCAATATGTCCAGCTTTCTAAAGGTAATGCAATAGCATTTAAGTCAGGTTGAGGTTTGGATTTGGACTGGTGTTTTACAGTATATCAAAGGCACTGACTCTATCTATGAATTCATAAGTGTAAAATGCttggtgatttttttctgctaatgttttgtgtgttctCAGAAAGatagccaaaaaaaagaaacacatcacAGAGCAGGAGGAAGGGGCAGGTGTTCTTCATTTAATAATCAGCTGACTTCTCTTTACTGACCTGCAGTCTGTACCAGTCTCCTACAGAAGCATCACTAATTCCCATCTCATCATCTGCAACCATGAACatgctgactgtgtgtgcacTGGTTTACCATAGTGGCTCTGGCTGGATCTGCTGGTGAGTATTATGCCATCTACAGATGATATTATAGAAAAGGACTGAATTATCAATTAAATGATGTCTCTAATTTTATAGTTCTCCCAGAGACAAAGGCTGAAAGCAATGAAACAGGTCAGTGTCTTTCAGATTTTCACTTTAATACTCTTCTACTGTCATCTGCAGAGATAATAGAGGAAGGTTACAACTACAGTTTGTGTTAAACAATATTTGTCGCACAATTTAGTTTGTGTTAGTTTGTGCTCATTACTCATTGCGTATTGTTATTCAGGATGTTTGAATTTATGTTATATTTTAGATATTAAATTGCTGTTAAATTGTTATgcttattatattttaattcacacacatatataaaactTCAACTTACTGAATGGAGACTCCATATTATAAATGACACACAGCAAAGACTCACCTGGTCAAGAGATCCGTCAGATGTGGTGCTGGTTGGTCTGAGTTCAATCGCCGCTGTTTCTACTACATTCCGAAACCTTTGTCTTGGGCTAAAGCTGAGGTAATCCCAGTGTACAATGATTCTCCAGTGACTCAATTTTGCTCATTatgttttcatcatgaaaatTTCTTTGTGTATTCACTGTAGAAAAACTGTATGTCCCTGGGAGGTCACCTTGCATCGGTTCACAACTTCATGGAGTACCACGAGCTTCAGAGGCTCATACTGAGTGCTAGTCATGAGTACAAAGAAACCTGGATTGGTGGCACTGATGCACAGGAGGTACTTAAGTCACTGAAAACAACTAAGAATGCAATTACTAAATATGCAGTATGTGTACATGCAATTTATTACAtgcattttccttttgttcttaAGTTTAATACAAAATCTACCTACATTCAATAATACTTTCACAGTTTAAAACCAATCACTAGTTCCACTCTAGCAAAATGCCCAGTGAATGTTAAAGTGGGCAATTGATGTTTCTATTGACCACTGTAATTGTGGTGTTCCTCAAGTCTCCATCCTTACTACTCCAATATACAATATACATTTAATTGTAAtatgctctctctcctccaggaGAACCAATGGTTTTGGAGTGATGGCACCACTTTCCACTATACCAAGTGGTGTTCTGGAGAGCCCAATAACTCAGGAGGTCGCCAGCACTGCTTGAGAATGAATCATGGAGGTACAAGTCTAAGAGATGCTACTCATACAGGataaaagaaaattttaaaaaatgaaataaaatgaattaaaaactcAAACCCAAAAATATTCTGATCCTTTAGGGAAATTTACCTTAATTTAACTTCATTAATTTTTTCCCAATTTAACCAATTTAACTTATATTgaactgaaaatatattttttaaatcaaatcagtTGGTGGCTTTCaatgtgaaaaaatgttttttttttgggatggACTCTAGAATTCtgacttcctctttttctgtacTTCCAGGTGAAAAGTGTTGGGATGACTTTGGGTGCTATGCTCAAAAACCTTCTGTCTGTACCAAGAACATGTGATGACTCCTGGACTAGGTAGTGACACAGGAAGGCATGGCTTTGTATCATCAGCATCATATATTGGCTTTAATGTCCTTTCTCCTTGATTATTGTACTATCGCTTTAATGCTACTTAAGGAATTATGAGACAAGAATCAGAAACAGAAGGTGGCTTATGTCTTTAATAAGAAGCGTCTGAGTGTTGTATGAAAAGAATGCTTTTAGCTTTGTTTCCTGAaggtagggccatcacctcggctctgctcgctgtgctgcgtgatgtcccactcctccttttttaattgcattatacagctcacaacacatcatagtacatatagggccttggggggcaggtgtgtcacacatggttagtgggtggcactgctgaggtggccccacttgtctcgTCACTGctcctgcacctcaattttatttacattttagacattgagggccttggggggacagtgtgcatgggcgctgttattcagtgctcatattacatctgtccctccaattttaaaagcactgtagttttcacacagccatacacattcttctcagtacatacactcacatcaccccccaacacgctgagtgggaggagggggcgggcgggccttctcacaccccagttccatgcaccccgcctgggatggggactggctcattgttcggggctgggttggctgcttccctgggttgc
It contains:
- the LOC115796670 gene encoding ladderlectin-like, which produces MAKTHLVKRSVRCGAGWSEFNRRCFYYIPKPLSWAKAEKNCMSLGGHLASVHNFMEYHELQRLILSASHEYKETWIGGTDAQEENQWFWSDGTTFHYTKWCSGEPNNSGGRQHCLRMNHGGEKCWDDFGCYAQKPSVCTKNM